The Daucus carota subsp. sativus chromosome 7, DH1 v3.0, whole genome shotgun sequence genome window below encodes:
- the LOC108194070 gene encoding uncharacterized protein LOC108194070 produces MQSHTAISQSPSFDTYSSSNRLALIAARVVHEFQPHADLDDYLSNHETYSHSHHPEKTEQLGEKIGQLNRIDDHEENEEEEDEEFEFACVGKQFDSASDCEGQIGPAYPLFDTKLLSDENYVEVDRNSDSPAKETATVSSSPVRLPLGKLFSEERERESPSCSSSEADELDRVPAEMYCVWKPKTAEKSPENCKKSNSTGSSKRWKFRDLLRSNSEGKDSFVFLTNPIKRRDANSKIKKSEKDVKVSGKVNDVSGEVPATLAFRLRNERVKESDQRRTMVPYKKDIVGMLADVNGVSRNLRPF; encoded by the coding sequence ATGCAATCTCACACCGCAATCTCGCAATCGCCGAGCTTCGACACGTACTCGTCTTCCAACAGACTCGCTCTCATCGCAGCCAGAGTCGTTCACGAGTTTCAACCTCACGCCGATCTCGATGATTATTTGTCTAATCACGAAACGTATTCTCATAGTCACCACCCCGAAAAAACCGAACAATTGGGCGAAAAAATCGGACAATTGAACAGAATTGATGATCACGAAGAAAATGAAGAGGAGGAAGATGAAGAATTCGAATTCGCATGTGTTGGCAAACAATTCGATTCGGCGTCCGATTGTGAAGGTCAGATCGGGCCGGCCTATCCACTCTTCGACACAAAATTGTTATCCGACGAGAACTACGTCGAGGTCGATCGGAATTCGGATTCTCCGGCGAAGGAGACGGCGACTGTGTCGTCTTCTCCGGTGAGGCTGCCGTTGGGGAAGCTATTCAGCGAGGAGCGTGAGCGTGAATCGCCGTCGTGCTCATCCTCCGAGGCCGACGAGCTGGACAGAGTTCCGGCGGAAATGTACTGCGTGTGGAAGCCAAAGACGGCGGAAAAGTCGCCGGAGAATTGTAAAAAAAGTAACTCAACAGGCTCTTCTAAGAGATGGAAGTTTCGAGATCTTCTGAGAAGTAATAGTGAAGGCAAGGACAGTTTCGTCTTTTTAACTAATCCGATTAAAAGAAGAGATGCAAATAGTAAAATTAAGAAGAGTGAGAAAGATGTGAAAGTCTCCGGCAAAGTGAACGATGTTTCCGGCGAGGTTCCGGCGACGTTGGCGTTCCGGTTAAGAAACGAGAGAGTGAAGGAAAGTGATCAACGGCGGACGATGGTGCCGTACAAGAAGGATATTGTGGGGATGCTTGCCGATGTGAATGGGGTGAGCAGAAATTTACGTCCATTttga
- the LOC108193525 gene encoding probable inactive poly [ADP-ribose] polymerase SRO5: MINISLGLASDENREIYNFENRVVQSHGFEHDSEPETDHEDQESSVSDCESMVVGGSTKSEFESSGEKLVSLNEEDKLYKTIAERLLVGLRDLGLDAQVESVCRNFFAGFTFQARFQAFRVFQKALERKNGGANVKYAWYGGRKDEIIKILAHGFGHCRQGDGTEGSYGTGVYLSPFCAPVESVQAAVEDDDGLRYLLLCRVLLGRVELVRPGSQQYHPSSSEFDSGVDSLECPKKIIVWANQMNTHIMPEFLVTFTAQPCSKGHQRTQIRKPTSPWMPFPSLISTLAKVLPPDATNLIMKYHRDNRDNKISRQELIQRVRQIAGDNLLATVIRSFRNKYYEASTVNTPSKLQQQRKGRVSACRVKN; encoded by the exons ATGATCAATATCTCATTAGGTTTGGCTTCTGATGAGAACAGAGAAATCTACAATTTTGAGAACAGGGTGGTTCAGAGCCATGGTTTTGAGCATGATTCTGAGCCTGAGACTGACCATGAGGATCAGGAGTCTTCGGTTTCGGATTGCGAAAGCATGGTGGTTGGGGGGAGTACTAAGAGTGAGTTTGAGTCATCTGGGGAGAAATTGGTGAGCTTGAATGAGGAGGATAAGCTGTACAAGACTATTGCAGAGAGGCTTCTGGTGGGCTTGAGAGATCTTGGTTTGGATGCTCAAGTTGAGAGTGTTTGCAGGAATTTTTTTGCTGGTTTTACTTTTCAAGCTAGGTTTCAGGCGTTTAGAGTGTTTCAGAAGGCTTTGGAGAGGAAGAATGGGGGTGCAAATGTTAAGTATGCTTGGTATGGTGGGAGAAAAGATGAGATTATTAAGATTCTTGCTCATGGGTTTGGTCATTGTAGACAAGGAGATGGAACTGAGGGTTCTTATGGGACTGGTGTTTATCTGTCTCCTTTTTGTGCTCCTGTTGAAAG TGTGCAAGCTGCAGTGGAAGATGATGATGGATTGAGGTATCTTCTGCTTTGTCGAGTTTTATTGGGGAGGGTTGAACTTGTTCGCCCTGGTTCGCAACAATATCATCCAAGCTCCAGTGAGTTCGATTCTGGAGTTGACAGCTTGGAATGTCCTAAGAAAATTATAGTTTGGGCTAATCAGATGAATACCCACATTATGCCGGAATTTTTAGTCACTTTCACAGCTCAACCTTGCTCAAAAG GTCACCAGAGGACTCAGATTCGAAAACCGACTTCACCTTGGATGCCGTTTCCAAGTCTGATTTCGACTCTGGCTAAGGTTTTGCCACCTGATGCAACCAATTTGATTATGAAGTATCACCGCGATAATAGA GATAATAAGATCTCACGGCAGGAGTTAATACAGCGAGTTAGACAAATTGCAGGGGATAATTTGTTGGCAACAGTCATTAGATCTTTCAGAAACAAG TATTACGAAGCATCAACTGTAAATACACCGAGCAAGCTCCAGCAGCAGCGGAAGGGGAGAGTCTCTGCTTGCCGAGTGAAGAATTGA